A genomic window from Nicotiana sylvestris chromosome 11, ASM39365v2, whole genome shotgun sequence includes:
- the LOC138880993 gene encoding secreted RxLR effector protein 161-like: MGELNFFMGLQVKQSPNGTSICQQKYIKELLKRFDMEESKVIDTPIATATRLDMHETRSLVNQTMYRGIIGSLLYLTSSRPDIVFSVGLCARFQSNSKESHLKAAKRILRYIKGCRTWYVDEDYASYLVDKKSTSGMDHFLGSCLIFWGTRKQNSVALSTAEAEYVAAASCCAQLLWIKQQLEDFGVLTESVPLLCETTPVHSIWQRIQFNIKGSNILM; this comes from the exons atgggtgaatTAAACTTCTTCatgggtcttcaagtaaaacagtctCCAAATGGTACTTCCATTTGCCAGCAAAAATACATCAAGgaactcttgaagaggtttgacatggaagaatcaaaagtgatagacactcccattgcaactgccacccGACTAGACATGCATGAAACTAGATCTCTTGTGAATCAAACAATGTATAGAGGCATcattgggtctcttctctatctcacTTCTAGTCGtcctgacattgttttcagtgtgGGGTTGTGTGCGAGGTTTCAATCAAAttccaaggaatctcacttgaaggctgccaaaagaatactGAGATATATCAAAGGATGCAGGACCTG GTATGTTGATGAAGACTATGCAAGTTATCTTGTGGACAAAAAAAGTACATCTGGGATGGATCACTTCTTAGGATCATGTCTTATCTTTTGGGGtacaaggaagcaaaattcagtggctctttcaacagctgaagctgaatatgtagcTGCAGCATCCTGTTGTGCTCAGCTTCTGTGGATCAAGCAGCAGCTAGAGGATTTTGGAGTTCTCACTGAGAGTGTACCTCTCCTATGTGAgacaacaccagtgcactcaatatggcaaagaatccagttcaacataaaaggatcaaacatattgatgtga